CTGCTGGCGAAGCAGGACACCATAAGGGCAAGGGCTGAGACCACGGCGGCTTTGAGGAAGATGGCCAGGACACCGAGATGGAGATTCCACGTCAGACCTTGCTTGGCCACATAGGCCTCAATCTGAGCCAGGTCTTCGGGCCGCTGGGCATTGAGGGACTGTACCATTTGGGCGAGCAGCAGTTTCTCGCGCAGCCAGAGCACGACACTGAAGGCGGCATCCATGAGGATGAGACCTCCCCCGATGAGGAGCAGCACGCCGAGGAGCTTGCCCAGCAGGTATTCGTAACGGGGCACTGGCTTGGACAAGATGGTGTAAAGTGTGCGGTCCTCCAGGTCCCGAGGCAGGAGCAAGGCGGTGGCGACGATGCCGATGACCACACTAAAAATTTGCAGGGCCCCAAAAGAAACGTCCTTGAGCTGCTTGAGCTGCTGCTCTGGATTCAGCAGGGGTGAGGCAAAGCTGGCCGCCACGACGATGACGCTGAAGACGCCCAGAAAGGCGAGTATCTTCATGCGCATGAGCTGGGTCACCGTGGCTGTCGCCAGAGTCCAGATGCGGGCGGGCGAGAAATTGGAATGCGGCATAGCGGGGGGAAATTCAGGAGCGGAGACGGTGAACGCAGGACGAGAAAATCAGCCCTTTTTTTCTTCGGTCGCTTCCAGGAAGAGACGTTCCAGGGTCGTGCGCGGATGGCCGCTGCTCAGGAGTTTGGCGCGGCCATTTTCCTGCACCAGCCGGCTGATCTGGGCGAGCAATTCGGGGGAAGCATCTTCAAGGACGATTTCCGTATGGTTCTCCACCGCGATGAGATCATCCACCCGGCCTTCACGCATCATTTTGCCATGGGCCATGATGCCCACGCGGTCACACACCTCCTGCATCTGTTCGAGCAAATGGCTGGTGACGAGAACGGTGATGCCCTCCTTTTTAAAACCTAGCACAAGGTCACGGATTTTCCGCGAACCGGCAGGGTCCACCCCGGCGGTGGGTTCATCCAGCACGATGAGGCGTGGCCTGTGCAGCAGAGCCTGCGCCAGACCCAGGCGCTGGAGCATGCCTTTGGAGTAACCGGCCACACGACGGTCCGCCGCATCTTCCAGGCCGGTGAGGGCCAGCATTTCGCGGGCGCGGTCTTTCAGCTCCTTGCCTCCCATGCTGCACAGGCGGCCATAAAACAGCAGTGTCTCCAGGCCATTGAGATGCTTGTAAAAGTAAGGGTTCTCCGGCAGGAAGCCCACCTCGCGACGGCTGGCCACCTCGGTGCTGGAACGGCCAAAGATGGTGGTCTTTCCCTGCGTGGGTGCCAGAAGTCCCAATATGGCCTTCATGGTCGTGGATTTGCCAGAGCCATTGGGGCCGATGAGGCCATAGACCTCCCCAGGTTGCACCTGCAGTGAGAGATCCCGCACGGCCACAAATGCCTTTTTGCCCAAGCCCGCCTTGAAAACCTTGGTCAGGTTTTCGACGGTCACGGCTGGAGTGGGGGGAACAGATTCAGGCATGGTCAGTTCCTTTAATGAAGGAAAGGCGGGGGGTGTGTCAATCGGCATCCGCTGCCGAGAGACACACGACACGGCAAAGCCAGTCTCAAGCCTCAGGTGTGAGTTGCCAAAAGGTCACGCGATTGCCGAAAGGATCCGGCACAGTGAGGTCATCGGTACCCCAGGGCATGGACTGAATGGCGGGACGCGAATACTTGTATGCCTGGCTGTGCAACAGGGCATGGAATTCACGCAGGCCGACCGTCTCGATGCGCACCGCCGCGCCTGGGCAGGCATCGCCGTGATGCTCCGAAAGATGCAGCACGCAGCCGTCTTTGGAGATCTGGCAATAAAGGGGACCGTCCTCACTCTGGCGATTTTCCCAGTCCAACTGGAAGCCGAGGAAGGACAGATAGTGATCCTTGGCGCGCGTGACGTCGAAGATGCGAAGAATGGGAACCGGGGCTGAGAAGGTCATGAGAAACGTGAAGCTTATTTTCCTGCCACCTGTCCCGCGCCGGATGGCAGCGTGCGAAGGCGCTGGCTGGGGCTGAGGCCGTATTTGTTAGGCTCATACATGGCCTCAATGCGGGCTGGGGGGGCGATGGTGTCCCCTTCCCCGATCACCCGGGCCAGGTAACGGAGCTGGAACTTGCCCTTCTCAGGAGCGAAGTCGGTGAAGAAGAGCGCTCGATCGGCACGGACTTCGCGATGGTCGCAGAACCAGGCATCCACGCCTTCTGGCAACTGGTCGCCTTCGCGCTCGCTTTGGGAATCGAACTCCGGATTGATCGCCTCCAGGACGCTTGGCAGCGGGTCATTGATGGCGAGGTAACGGTCACCACCGCCGATTTCGATCTGGAGGGTCACCACGACCATGTCGCCCACACGTAGGTTGTCCAAGGGCAGGAGGGTGCCGTCATCGGCCAGCTTTTGATAGCTGCGCTCAATGGCATAGCCTTTGTTTTCACCCGCAAAGTCACGCGCAGGCGGGTAGGCACTGGCCTGGATGCGAGAGAAGGCTTCACGGCCTGCGGGCAGCTCCACCTTCAGCGGTGCTGCGGCCAGCTTGTCATTGAGGGCAAAGGAGACCTGGGCCGTCCCTGGGTGAGCCGGAATGTTCAGAGGCTGCTCCTGGGCATCCCACAGCACCTTGGCCAGCAGAGGTTCCGAAGTGGACTTCAGACTGCGCTCATAGGCAGCCAGGGATGTCAGCGTCCAGGCATTGGTGAAGGTGTTGCCCCACTCGCCACGGCCATTGCGGCTTTGCAGCATGGAGGTGGCCAGAATTTCCGCGTCCTGTTTCAGGCCGAGGTGGGTATAAACGATGAGGCGCAGGGCCTTATTGACGCCATTGCCTGCCCAGTGTGACCACACCGGAGCCGCAGGGCGGGCAGGTGTGACGACTTTTTTCTTGGCGGTCGCTTTTTTGGCATTGGGCTTCTCCGGCGGTGGAGGTGGTGCCCAGCCCACCATTTCCTGAATCTGCTGGCTGGGGGCATCCGTCAGACACATGGAGAGCGCCGTGTAAAGGCGGGCGGTCTCAGGCAGGCGATCACGTTTCCCATGAAGCAAATTTTGGTAGGCCGGCTCCGCCTTCTTCCCCTTGGCCAAGGTATAGAGGGCAAGGGCGCAATCCGTGATGTTGTAGAAGTCCTTTTCCTCTTCCAGGCCACGCAGTTTTTTGGAGAGGTATTCGAGGAGCTTATCCACAACTTCCGGAGGCACCGCTGCACCGGCATCGCGAGCACGCAACAGCATGAGACCACCGTAGGCACTGGCCCACATGGAGGGCTCACTGCCCCCTGGCCAATAGGCCAGACCGCCTTCGTCCGTAGTCATTTGCAGAAGCCGGTTCACCCCTGTCTGGATGGCGTCCTTGGTCTTGTCCGGGCTGATAAGGTCCGGAAACAGCGGCTGGTAACCGCCCAGGGCCAGCCAGGGCATGGTGGCGGAGGTGGTCTGTTCGGCACAGCCATAGGGATACTTGAGGATGTATTCGAGGGCATCCTTTGCCTCCGAAAGGCGGGAGGTGCTGATGCTCACCTGCACGCTGCCTTCGCCTTCCAGCAACGCCGGATTGATCTGCTTGGCCAGATTCTCCACCGGGGTCGCGGCGCTGAGGCGGGCATAGCGCACTTCCTTCAGTTCCGGCACCGGATGGGTAACTTCAAAGGTGGAGACCGTGGCGTCATTGAGCGCTGGAGCGCCGGTTGTCCACTTCACCGTTTTGGCCGACCATTTCCACTGGGCCGTGCCCAGCTTGGCAAACCGAACGGGGAAAGC
This is a stretch of genomic DNA from Prosthecobacter algae. It encodes these proteins:
- a CDS encoding ABC transporter permease subunit, with the translated sequence MPHSNFSPARIWTLATATVTQLMRMKILAFLGVFSVIVVAASFASPLLNPEQQLKQLKDVSFGALQIFSVVIGIVATALLLPRDLEDRTLYTILSKPVPRYEYLLGKLLGVLLLIGGGLILMDAAFSVVLWLREKLLLAQMVQSLNAQRPEDLAQIEAYVAKQGLTWNLHLGVLAIFLKAAVVSALALMVSCFASSTLFTVVISCCVVIIGHGQTLMREFFLNGKMTAWMEQALSALLAILTPDLAVFDIVENVIQGEAVTWGAVQVMLGTSAMYVVGYCVVSHLLFVEKEL
- a CDS encoding ABC transporter ATP-binding protein is translated as MPESVPPTPAVTVENLTKVFKAGLGKKAFVAVRDLSLQVQPGEVYGLIGPNGSGKSTTMKAILGLLAPTQGKTTIFGRSSTEVASRREVGFLPENPYFYKHLNGLETLLFYGRLCSMGGKELKDRAREMLALTGLEDAADRRVAGYSKGMLQRLGLAQALLHRPRLIVLDEPTAGVDPAGSRKIRDLVLGFKKEGITVLVTSHLLEQMQEVCDRVGIMAHGKMMREGRVDDLIAVENHTEIVLEDASPELLAQISRLVQENGRAKLLSSGHPRTTLERLFLEATEEKKG
- a CDS encoding glyoxalase superfamily protein, which gives rise to MTFSAPVPILRIFDVTRAKDHYLSFLGFQLDWENRQSEDGPLYCQISKDGCVLHLSEHHGDACPGAAVRIETVGLREFHALLHSQAYKYSRPAIQSMPWGTDDLTVPDPFGNRVTFWQLTPEA